The Dermacentor silvarum isolate Dsil-2018 chromosome 11, BIME_Dsil_1.4, whole genome shotgun sequence region TTGACAAAGTTAAGCTGGCTACAAAAAAAGCAATTTTTGGGGGGAGCCAGTGTCAGTTTCTGTCATAGCTTGTCCTTAAACCTATCCTCTACAACCCATTATAATCGTGGAAATGCTTAAGTGAGTGTATTATATTGTGTACCTTCGctttcattattgctgaaatGTAGAACGCAAACTATTAGGGAAATTTTATTATTCCTCGTTGCACTATAATTGAGGGCATAAATTATTAGTTCACATGTAATCAGTTCATGTGTTGATACGATAAGGATGAGTATGTAAAAATGAGTATAAGGCAGAGTTCTTCGTTCGCGTAAATCCGGCTAGGCATCCTTTATTAGGCTAATATATCTGGAGAAGTGATGATCATAGAACGGCTTACGAAATGAAACTGAGGAAGAGAAAGTATAGAAGTTGGCACATAATTAGACGAGGCATGCGACGTGCACTCAAAGCATCTAAGTCCGCTTGGCCTGAACTGCTTATTTTACATCACACCTCCAGAGGCAGCTGTCGTCGTATGCCGATGACGTGTTTTCACAATTTCCGGCACAAAATTACTCGTGCGCTTTCTACCAATAACGGGTGTGTGTGTCTAGGAATAGCACTCCGGTCCTTCCTACAATGTGTTTTTCGCATAGGTGCACTGCGTGCGTAGTGTTGGTATACAGTCCCTCACATGTCGCTTATGCTGGAGACGCTGCCGTCGAGAATCACACGTTCCCGCACAGGACGTGACGGCACTGCGCAAGAGCTATCCCCGTTCACCCACTGACGTCCACGGGTGCAATATACTATAGCTCGGGAAGAAGTGGGAGGGATGATGATCACTCTCGACAAGGCAAGACCATGATACGAGTAAATAGGTCTTTCTCCCAAATAATTTATTTGAGCTACACGAACGGTAATAATGCAGTGGGTAAACGAATCCTCTAATAGCTCTCGGGAAAGCCGAGCATCTTGATTCTATCTCCAGACTGGGTGACTACTTCGTGTCTGGAGTCTGTGTACATAGAGTAATAGACCATCGGCTTGTAAGTGACATGGATAGAGTCAACGATACAGAGTGGACAACGCTGACATCTTTGCCATTTTGCTAAGCGGCGCACTGGCGGGTGGTGATATGGCGTGGTACACATAAATGCGCTTCTTACATTTATTCGCGATTACACTTTAGGATACATTATCCTAGCTGCGGTTTTCTGCGAGCCTGTCTTTGCACAGACTGAGCCGGAGAAGTACATTGATTGTCAACGTCAGACACATCTGATCCTTTTCGGGATTGCCTTCCTACCTTATGATGCGCCAACGCATACATGCGACTAGACACTGTGTAAGAAGCGAGTTATTCATATGACATGAAAGGTTTCCCGGCGCCAGACGAGAACGGCAGCGTACAGTTATAGCTGAAATTATGTATACATGtatgtatcatcatcagcctatattttatgtccactgcaggacgaaggcctctccctgcgatctctacaAACAGAATGATGAAGTAAGTTTGGCACGCCATGTATGTGCTGCATAGAGCAGATAGACGGCGTTGTGTTATACATTTCAAAGACGGCTCATACATTTGTGTTCGCGACTTTCTTTTGTCATTGCTGAGCATGTAGTAGCGATGAAGAGACCACGAACATTAGGCTTAGACTAAAGTGAACACTCTGCTTGACTAAACTACCTTCAGTTTACTTCTGTGTGAGATTTATCGCTACAGCCCACCACTTTGGTCGAGGCACTACTGTGTTTGAGGGTACGTTTGACGTGGAGTGTTTCGACAACAATGGAgaaatatgttttttttcttttcttggaaTGCTTGCAGCCAATATTTAATGATATGTGTAATTCCAGTGGTTGATCCATCTGTTCTAATGAAGAAATTGGGCATGACTAAGTATGAAAGAAATAGATATTTATATACTATGCAATTACGTTGAAGTACAAAAAAATGCACAGGTGTCATTCTACCATCCTGCTTCCTAGAAATGTATTTAACTTTCAGACGCTTTTGCACAGTCGATCATGATTCGTGAGTATATGTAGATGTTTTTTTGACAATGATTATAAAAAAGGCGTAAgcatttctttaaataaaatgAATGGGATATTGCACACAGTTTTAGTATCAACATTTCTATCGCAGAACGTTTCTTTGCAAGCGGTATGGTTACTATAGGCGCTGATCATATTTAAGTTTTGTGGAATATTCGAAACTCGTCGGTCGCAGagagcataattcttgtccttaatTGAGCTGGACTAATGgcagaggcggacataacttgcacggGAAATCGTAACACTTGTTAAAGTCATCAACAAAGATACAATAATTAATTTCCTAATTATTTGCTTTATGTCACACATcaaaatttacgaattgtagccgctgcgTTTGCAAGATTTATGCACTTCAATTGAACAtccaggatgacacaagtttcgagatacaTTTCCCaagggacgaaatacatgggcgttccagttacttttttgcttcCATGCATAAAAAGCAGCTGTGCAAGTTTatagcgagtttgatggcgcgtacctccaaactggtgtcattcttgaaattgattccaagtggatacgctttgacAACTCACTGGAtcaattcgtaagttgcaatatgtgtcgtaaagtatatAATGACGAAGTTAAATAGTAAATATTCGTTAAATATTTAAATAAGTGTTTCCATTTCTCAAGCAAGAAATGTCGGCCACTTCGAGTAATCCAGCACGAGgagaagaattatgctatctggcaCCTGCGATCTTTAAAATTTTCAGAAAAATGTAAAACGATCGCCCGTATCAGGGAAAACACGGGAGCTACGGGAGACGGAAAATGAAGGCGATGAGCAacacaagaacaagttaagagcaggagccaacgtttcgacaattGACCTTGTCGTTTTCAAGGCCTTCAAAAAGGCaggtccacttgtcgaaacgtcgTCTCCTGCTCCTTCCTTGTTCTTGTGTTGCTCATCACCCCGTATCAGAACACACAGCTATTTGGAATATATTATTTAACCCCAGGTCGCTTCAGTATACGCAAAAGATTAAAGCGTGGGTGACCAATCAGATTATGATGACAGAGGTACTGCAGAAATGTAATTTCGCACCTATATTTGGTGATAGAAGAGAATGTAGAGAAAAAAGTCCTTTGCTTTTTATCTGAATTCATAAATAGGTCATAAATACGAACACTCTGATCAGCTCCCGCTACAGAACAGACGCAGATAGACAAAAGCCAGCAGGAAGACGCCAAAGCACGACGGCAGCAAAGCTGTGGCTGAGGAAGGCACCAGCGTGCGCCTCTGCATCATCAGCTGTTCCCGGTCCCAGTTGAAGGCAGGCGGATTCTGATACGCTGGCGAAGGCCGGTAGCCGGGTTGGTTGTAAACGCCGGAGGGCGAGTTGACGCCGAACGGGTTGTGACAGCCACGAATTCGCGGACACTGGCGGCTGctgcttctggtgcagcacgaaGTGGTCGGGTGAACGCTGGTGGGCAGGTGAGCGCCCGACTGCGATATGTGACAGCAGCGCTCGTGGTCCCAGCAATAGTTGCCGCCGCCACCGCAGCCTCCCGTAGTTCCACCTGTGTCGACGAAGATGAAGGTCCAATTGTACTTATAATAATTCTTGCTCGTTACATTTGAGAGCAGGTCCCAGTATACAATCAGTGAAAAGATGACTAGCTAGCGGATGTGTCGCCCACGAAGTGCAATGTTCGGGGTGATGGTGTCGTTGATCACTCTGATTACTATAGTGTGCGAGTGCCCGAGTAAAGGAGAAGAGCGTCGAATGGAAGGAAAAATGTGGTGGGTTAACGTTGTGCAGTTTTCTACTCTACACGTGGTTAAGTGGAGTGAAACAGAGGAAAGACAACAGTCAGTCGTTAGCGAAGGTACGTTTTGTAAATAAGCGCAGAGAAAAATATTAAACATTCTTGTTGTTCTTACTTAGTATACATACAACTGTTTCACGCGTAACCCAATTTATTTACGGTACTGTTGTTCAGTATCGTATTCTTCAAAATTAGTATTATTCAAACTTTTTAGAACCCTACACGGCACGCATGTTCGGAAGTGTCGTCAAACCTCACAATCGGAGACAACAGAAATTTTGTGTTACTGCAAACGCCGACAGATTGTGCGTAAACGTTTCCCGTGAATTCTGCTTTAAGTACATGGAAGcgtggttatttatttatttatttatttatttatttatttattatttatttacacaatactgcaggcagcaatgctgcccaagcaggagagggtttaCAAAAGAACATTTTTTAGTAGTTTTTCAAATGATACATAAGATGTGCATTCAACAACAAATTCCGGTAAATGATTCCATTCTTCGCTCGTAATTTCCCTTGTTCCCAGACTTCTGCATGCACCGGTCAAGATCACGCACCAGAGGTCACAGTTCCTTGGTGGCGCCTCGTTACAACAGGTACTATGAGCACTTTAGATGCTCCACCAGGTCTCGGTTCTAcccccacacgcacgcacgtccGGTAGTTGGGCTCGCAGCGGTAACCTTCGCGGCAGCAGCCGGTGGGACCGCGGCAGCAGTCGTCCATGTCGGACGCCGACGGTACGGGCCTTGAACGGTCTGGGTTCCATCCGTATCCTGTGGGAAAATGGCCAACAATGCGCAGGTTGTGGTTGTCATAAGCACCGTCGCACCGCGTTTGCCCTTCACCGGAacttgaaaaaagaaagcaaactaAAAGGATCAATGAAAGCAACGGAAGTGCCCACCTAGATTCGGGAAATGGAAACTGTACTAGTAGAAAGACGGTTTAAATATGCGCGAGTACAAAAACATTTCTTATGTGTATTTTTGACGTTGGGAGTGGGCTCTGACCACCACCTTCCGTTTTCGTTAGGACGTATACACACCAATAAGATATTCCCGGACATTCTTAAATAATGCTGACCTCCGAAAATGGTACCCTTATTTAAGGTATTCAAGGCGACTATTCGAACCCGCTGACTTTTTAATGGCTGCTTGTCACTGTGCTGTGTGGTAAATTGCGCTTACACGAATCTACAAATTGTAGTCATACTTCATCTCGCTCCTGTAGGCCTCGTAGGTTTTGCTTCGCTGAAACTGCCTTCAAAGATGGAGTCTCATCAGTTAAAATAGTATTGCTTAAGTGGATCCCATTAGCGAAAGCAAATCTTCTGCAATGAGAGTTGCCGTATAGGAAGGACATATGGGTGACCTTTCACTAATACGGTTGTTGGTTAACTTGCGCTTATGTGTATAGAAACCATTTATTTTTTGGGTCTGCCGCCATGGGAATACGGCCGTCGTGGCGTGAAATCGAGAAATTAATAGTGCCAAATTCGCCGGGCCATGGCGTCGAGTAAAGCAATTTTATAAAGATGAACCGCAGCAGGGAGCCACGTTGGGCTTGCTGTTATTCATGGCTTTTGTAGTGAAAAATAGCGCAGCGAGAGGACAACTGACAGAAGGTAGACAACAAAGGCGCAAGATTGAACACCCACGAGAGCGCAAAAACGAGCGTCATCCCCTATGTACATGGCGTCTCCCACAGGACTAATAAAGTCGCACAATGGGTAGCGGTTACAGTATTGTTTTCAGCCCCAAACAAATTAGGCGGGATTTGCAAACCTGTGAGCTCCGAAGGATCCAGGAAGTATGGGCGCGTCATCAAGCACATGAAGCTGCACGCAAAGCGTATCGTCGGTATCGTATAGGAAATTGCACTCCCCATGCGGAAAGACGTATACTACATGGGACAAACCAGACGCTGCCTGAGCGTTCCCCTCGATGAGCAGTCGAACAACCTTCGGTAAAAGCAAGGAAGCCGCCTGACTTTACAACGTGCCGAGTGTAGTAGCGCCCCAGACTTTCGCGGCATGGAAGGTCACCTTCCATGCGCGAAAGGTGGGGCGCAAGATAAGCGCCAGCAACTCTGGCTAGTAAGGTGTGATCGCGAACGAATAGAAAAACGCGACAACTGCATTTTCCTTCACGATTAAACATTTCTGCGGTCAACAGTTACTCAAACGCgagctttttatttctttttgttttttgtctaGGGCGTTCGTGGTTCATTACACAATTGGAGCTAATGATGcgtttatgccacgtcacgtcgaatCGCGAAGTACCATCATCCCCACCGCTCGCACTGTGCGCCCAATCGCGACGCGGCACGCGAGtgcgactggaaaaaaaaaaaaggcacgtaAACAATGTCGCTTCCTGATCGGTCGTCTGTAGGCGCTGAAGTAGTGGCGCTATAACGCGGGCTTTAAGGGCAAGTTTAAGATGGGCTACCATCAATGgtagctccatcaatggtacttagtcgCAAACACATCAGTCGACTATTTTACATGTCATCTGCTGCTTTCACATTGGTAGTTTCTTGCTGAAGGCAAATATTAAAAAAGTTCGGCAATTAGTTCATTTTAATTGATTGAATTGTCTAAGCGAAAAATATACCGCAAGCTCGGTCGCGCGGTCCTCCACGCCGCTGAGTTTGTTTCAGCTcactagcacactccgtcgtttttaaaattAACCTTGCATGGTTGCCTTTTGCTGGATAAACTGTATACACACTgcgcaaaaaaatttttttgggCCAATAGCGATACCATGTGTCGGCCCGCCTTCGCGCACGTTTTGCGTAcggtctgtttcacacttaggggaaatctcggagcgcattgcatcgcgatgcggcgagcgctggagtcgggtgccggaagttgctcgcgcaggcgcagacggttgaggtgcgttatcttgaaccgcgtcgactactacggcggcgcgcgctggccgcatcgtcgagaagcgtgctactgtcaagggcagttcatcgttactgcgggcactaAGCCGATAATGTCAAATAAACGTTGTGCGCACATTTTTGTGTCTCCTTCTTGTCGCTGTGTGTTACGGTAGCACACACAGTGAAGAAATAGGCGCGCACGCACTCAGTATctcggcctttcgaaagaacaaagGAAGCGTGCTGTCAAAAGAACTATACAACCCTATTTTTGCCAGtgaaggctcagaggttggcgtcgcacaacATTTAGCtaacattatcggctcagtgcccgcagtaacgatgaactgcccttgacagtagcacgcttcccgacgatgcCGCCAgtgcgcgccgccgtagcagtcgacgcggttcaagataacgcacctcgaccgtctgcgcctgcgcgagctacttccggcacccgactccagcgctcgccgcatcgcgatgcaatgcactccgagatttcccctaagtgggAAACAGACTGTACAAGATCATTGAAGGTCATGTAAGCTTAGCACATGAATTCAATTATTGTGTAAAACTATGTTGAGACTGCGATCTTCACGTTAACAAAGCGTTCATCTGTCGTAAATCCGTATCATGCGTTACTAGCGTTAAGATGGTTAAGAATGCTGGTCGTTCGCATTATCAGTTGCATACGTTACGCCTCCGTGGACCGGCCAATCAAAACGTGAGCTGGCCAGTTGCATATCAGTAGAAAACAACCGCCCATACCCACCACCGATACTACGAGTGCCTCCTTGCTATACGCACACACCCATGCGCACTCATGACCGTTGCTCTAACTGGGTATGCCGGCAGTCGCGTCCCTGGAAGTTTAAAACCGAAACTGCGACGCTTATTGGTCACATCGTAACTGTCGTATCTGCTTGAAACGTACATGTAGCGGGCCTTTAGACAAATACGCTCGCGCCTGTGACGACTGTTGCGCTTTTAACGCTTCACACGATTGTAGACTGAACAATTTAGTTGCGCTGTTTGCGTTTGCGCTTGCGTTACTTGCGAAATATATGCATATTACGTACGCAGTCGGAACGTACCTGAAGCGCCAAAAATCTTAAACGACGTAAAACAGGCCTTACTTCTGTCACACAAAGCCCACATCGTGCCAATATTAGGAGAGGCTTCATATGGAAATAACATTTGAAATTACAGGTACCTCCTAACTGAAACCAGCCAATCTTCCAGCCTATAGTAGAATTTGATGAGGCCTATATTCGGCAGTGTTTTCGCCTTACTTGATGTACTAACACCCTAAACGATTAGGACCGCCTATGCCAGAATCTAAAAATCATATGCTGCTTCTTTACACTTGGTAATTGCGTCACGAGCTATCCTTCAGCGTCTGTTTAATTAGTAGTAAACAGTCACCCAATCTCCGATGAAGATGTATTGAACGCTTGGCCTAACGCTGTGGTCATCAGCGAACTACGGacattgtgtgtgttttttttttactacgagGGCAGTTACACGCAACAAAATTAGCGGTGCTCATTCGTTCTTTTG contains the following coding sequences:
- the LOC125941644 gene encoding uncharacterized protein LOC125941644, with the protein product MDDCCRGPTGCCREGYRCEPNYRTCVRVGVEPRPGGASKVLIVPVVTRRHQGTVTSGGTTGGCGGGGNYCWDHERCCHISQSGAHLPTSVHPTTSCCTRSSSRQCPRIRGCHNPFGVNSPSGVYNQPGYRPSPAYQNPPAFNWDREQLMMQRRTLVPSSATALLPSCFGVFLLAFVYLRLFCSGS